GAACTGATCTTCGGCGCACCCGAGGCCTGATTTTTTTCGGTTTCTCCATGAATCTTCTTCTCGTCGAGACGCTCCGGGAGTCCTACACGTTTGAGTCTGGGGATGCGCGAACGGAGAAGATTCTTCGGCTCGCTGGACCGGAGATTTGCCTCGGCGTCACCCGTGGTCCGCGCGGGATCGGGAACTTTTCCCGTTTGCCGGACGGCGGGGTTCAGATCGATTCCATCCGTTGGGAGGCGGATACGGTTGGCCCACCAGACTTGGATTTGGTCATCGGATTGCCCCGGCCCGCTGAGGCGCGGAGGATTCTCGTTCAGGCGGCCGCCATGGGTGTGCGGCGCATTGGCTTGGCCTTGCTCGACCGAACCCCCCCGAGTTATGCAGATAGCCGATCCTTGGCTCCAGAAGCTCTGGGCCGACTCCTGCGGGAA
This genomic stretch from Puniceicoccus vermicola harbors:
- a CDS encoding RsmE family RNA methyltransferase, with product MNLLLVETLRESYTFESGDARTEKILRLAGPEICLGVTRGPRGIGNFSRLPDGGVQIDSIRWEADTVGPPDLDLVIGLPRPAEARRILVQAAAMGVRRIGLALLDRTPPSYADSRSLAPEALGRLLREGLEQGFHTALPEFQFLRGLKEVLGFVESDRPVSVLDPYLGTCLLGEGEEGPDLPGTIIFGSERGFSPQEQELIRESAVRRRHLGPSIMRTETAVVSALALAHRQMGWSASADRGVIRPE